Proteins encoded together in one Brienomyrus brachyistius isolate T26 unplaced genomic scaffold, BBRACH_0.4 scaffold75, whole genome shotgun sequence window:
- the cdk21 gene encoding LOW QUALITY PROTEIN: cyclin-dependent kinase 4 (The sequence of the model RefSeq protein was modified relative to this genomic sequence to represent the inferred CDS: inserted 3 bases in 2 codons; deleted 1 base in 1 codon), whose protein sequence is MEDQSAKINADYEILVEIGEGAYGKVYKARAIKDPQRLVAVKKLNIPVDSESGIPAFMIREVALXEKDRVFNHPNIVKLLNVSATWKKSLDLTLVFEYVDQDXSTFLAKAPQAGLCREMIKNLMVQLLQGLDFLHVNMLVHRDLKPANVLISGQGRVKIADFGLARIYTSRIALTPCVVTLWYRAPEVLLHSSYTSSVDMWSSGCIFAEFFLLRPLFCCLSEVQQLQKIIEVIGLPPEEDWPAESAVAYSPNWAGDRTLSQMLPNLDLEENDLLSKLLTFNPLKRIPASKALDHPFFKGP, encoded by the exons ATGGAAGACCAGTCTGCCAAGATTAACGCGGATTATGAAATTCTGGTGGAAATTGGAGAAGGGGCCTACGGCAAGGTCTACAAAGCCAGGGCGATAAAGGACCCGCAGCGCCTCGTAGCGGTGAAGAAGCTGAACATTCCGGTAGACTCTGAAAGCGGGATTCCGGCTTTCATGATCAGAGAGGTGGCGCT TGAAAAAGATCGAGTTTTCAACCACCCTAATATCGTAAA GTTATTAAATGTATCAGCTACCTGGAAGAAAAGCTTGGATTTGACTTTGGTGTTTGAATACGTTGATCAGG TGTCAACGTTCCTGGCTAAAGCCCCACAGGCAGGCTTATGCAGAGAGATGATTAAG AACTTGATGGTCCAGCTGCTGCAAGGCCTGGACTTCCTGCACGTCAACATGCTGGTGCACCGTGACCTCAAGCCGGCCAACGTGCTCATCAGCGGCCAGGGTCGGGTGAAGATTGCGGACTTTGGGTTGGCGCGCATCTACACCAGCCGCATCGCTCTGACGCCATGT GTCGTGACGCTGTGGTACAGAGCACCTGAGGTCTTGCTCCACTCCAGCTACACGTCCTCCGTAGACATGTGGAGCTCAGGGTGCATTTTTGCAGAGTTCTTCCTCCTGAG GCCATTGTTTTGTTGCCTTTCTGAGGTACAGCAGCTGCAAAAAATTATTGA AGTCATCGGTCTTCCGCCAGAGGAAGACTGGCCAGCAGAGAGCGCCGTCGCCTATTCTCCAAACTGGGCAGGTGATAGAACATTAAGCCAGATGCTGCCAAACCTGGACCTGGAGGAGAATGATCTGCTGTCG AAACTCCTGACCTTCAACCCCCTGAAACGGATCCCAGCG TCCAAAGCCCTGGACCACCCCTTCTTTAAGGGCCCGTAG